A single Saccopteryx bilineata isolate mSacBil1 chromosome 7, mSacBil1_pri_phased_curated, whole genome shotgun sequence DNA region contains:
- the ASNS gene encoding asparagine synthetase [glutamine-hydrolyzing], with translation MCGIWALFGSDDCLSVQCLSAMKIAHRGPDAFRFENVNGYTNCCFGFHRLAVVDPLFGMQPIRVKKYPYLWLCYNGEIYNHQKLQRHFEFEYQTKVDGEIILHLYDKGGIEQTISMLDGVFAFILLDTANKKLFLGRDTYGVRPLFRAMTEDGFLAVCSEAKGLVNLKHSTAPSLKVEPFLPGHYEVLDLKPNGKVASVEMVKYHHCRDEPLHALYDSVEKLFPGFEIETVKSNLRTLFNNAIKKRLMTDRRIGCLLSGGLDSSLVAATLVKQLKEAHVQYPFQTFAIGMEDSPDLLAARKVANHIGSEHHEVLFNSEEGIQVLDEVIFSLETYDITTVRASVGMYLISKYIRKNTDSVVIFSGEGSDELTQGYIYFHKAPSPEEAEEESERLLKELYLFDVLRADRTTAAHGLELRVPFLDHRFCSYYLSLPPDMRVPKNGIEKHLLRETFEDSNLLPKEILWRPKEAFSDGITSVKNSWFRILQDYIEHQVDDAMMAAAAQKFPFNTPKTKEGYYYRQIFERHYPGQADWLTHYWMPRWINASDPSARTLTHYKSATKA, from the exons ATGTGTGGCATTTGGGCCCTCTTCGGCAGCGACGACTGCCTTTCTGTTCAGTGTCTGAGTGCTATGAAGATTGCACACAGGGGTCCAGATGCGTTCCGCTTTGAGAATGTCAATGGATATACCAACTGCTGCTTTGGATTTCACCGGTTGGCGGTGGTTGACCCGTTGTTTGGGATGCAGCCAATTCGAGTGAAGAAATACccttacttgtggctctgttacAATGGAGAAATCTACAACCACCAGAAG CTGCAGCGCCATTTTGAATTTGAATATCAGACCAAAGTGGATGGTGAGATCATCCTTCATCTTTATGACAAAGGAGGAATTGAGCAAACAATTAGTATGCTGGATGGGGTATTTGCGTTTATTTTACTGGATACAGCCAATAAGAAATTGTTCCTTGGCAGAGATACCTATGGAGTCCGACCTCTGTTTAGAGCGATGACAGAAGATGGATTTTTGGCTGTGTGTTCAGAAGCTAAAG GTCTGGTTAACTTGAAGCACTCCACAGCTCCTTCTCTAAAAGTGGAGCCCTTTCTCCCAGGACACTACGAAGTTTTGGATTTAAAGCCAAATGGCAAAGTTGCGTCAGTAGAAATGGTTAAATATCATCACTGCAGAGACGAGCCCCTGCACGCCCTCTATGACAGCGTGGAGAAACTCTTCCCAG GTTTTGAGATAGAAACCGTGAAGAGCAACCTCCGGACCCTCTTCAACAATGCCATTAAGAAACGTTTGATGACAGACAGAAGGATTGGCTGTCTATTATCAG GGGGCTTGGATTCCAGTTTGGTGGCTGCCACCCTGGTGAAACAGCTAAAAGAGGCCCACGTCCAGTACCCTTTCCAGACCTTTGCAATTGGCATGGAAGACAGTCCGGATTTACTAGCAGCCAGAAAG gtggcaaatcatatTGGGAGTGAACACCATGAGGTCCTCTTTAACTCGGAGGAAGGTATTCAGGTCCTGGATGAAGTTATATTTTCCTTGGAAACTTATGACATTACAACAGTTCGTGCTTCAGTGG GTATGTACTTAATTTCCAAGTACATCCGGAAGAACACAGATAGCGTGGTGATCTTCTCTGGAGAAGGTTCAGATGAGCTCACGCAGGGTTACATATATTTTCACAAG GCCCCTTCCCCCGAAGAAGCAGAGGAGGAGAGCGAGCGGCTCCTGAAGGAGCTCTACCTGTTCGACGTCCTCCGCGCGGACCGGACGACGGCTGCCCACGG CCTTGAGTTGAGAGTCCCGTTCCTGGATCATCGATTCTGTTCCTACTACTTGTCCCTGCCTCCGGATATGAGGGTTCCCAAG AACGGGATAGAGAAACATCTCCTGAGAGAGACGTTTGAGGACTCCAATCTGCTACCCAAGGAGATTCTCTGGCGACCGAAAGAAGCCTTCAGCGATGGTATAACTTCAGTTAAGAATTCCTGGTTTAGGATATTACAGGACTATATTGAACATCAG GTTGATGATGCAATGATGGCCGCCGCAGCCCAGAAGTTTCCCTTCAATACTCCCAAAACGAAAGAAGGCTATTACTACCGTCAAATCTTTGAACGGCACTACCCAGGCCAGGCTGACTGGCTGACCCACTACTGGATGCCCAGATGGATTAATGCTTCCGACCCATCTGCACGCACTCTGACCCACTACAAGTCAGCCACCAAAGCTTAG